Proteins encoded together in one uncultured Flavobacterium sp. window:
- a CDS encoding outer membrane protein transport protein, translated as MKKIFFLLITGLTVSVSHSQEVSDAIRYAQDNITGTARFRAMSGAFGAVGGDLSSITVNPAGSAIFNNNQVGITFSNQSTKNNSNYFGTQTNDKDNSFILNQAGGVFIFHDHNPNNNWNKIAIGATYENTKNFNNSVFSAGTNPTNSIDKYFLDYANYGNGKTPVPQEFVNLANNESITDLYRFLGSNLPNGQYPRLSGFSAQQAMLGYQGFVINAADQNNPNSTYTTNVPTGGNYYQENEIHTSGYNSKASFNISMSYKDRLYLGANLNVHILDYRRSSSFYEDNSNPLEPTETISKLRFNNDLYTYGNGFSFQLGAIAKVTEAFRLGLAYESNTWYELYDELSQSLNTTRQANGGQPINKAVNPNVVNVYEAYTLQTPGKTTFSAAYVFGKSGLISVDYAIKDYGNTKFKPTSDFRGVNSDISNQLTSNEELRVGAEYKINQLSLRGGYRFEGSPYKNKTTIGDLTSYSGGLGYNFGATKLDLAYSYMERKSNQGFFDRGFTDGANITSRLNNVTLTLLFEL; from the coding sequence ATGAAAAAAATATTCTTCCTACTAATTACAGGACTAACTGTCAGCGTCTCACACTCCCAAGAAGTATCTGATGCTATTCGCTATGCACAAGACAACATAACCGGAACAGCAAGATTTAGAGCCATGAGCGGTGCTTTTGGAGCTGTTGGAGGGGATTTATCTTCTATAACTGTCAATCCTGCGGGATCTGCCATATTCAACAATAATCAGGTTGGAATAACTTTTAGTAATCAATCTACAAAAAACAACTCTAACTATTTTGGCACTCAAACCAATGACAAAGACAATTCATTTATATTGAACCAAGCTGGTGGTGTTTTTATTTTTCACGATCACAACCCAAATAACAATTGGAACAAAATTGCTATTGGAGCAACTTATGAAAACACAAAAAACTTCAATAACAGTGTTTTTTCAGCAGGAACGAATCCGACAAACTCTATAGACAAATATTTTTTAGATTATGCGAATTATGGTAATGGAAAGACTCCTGTGCCACAGGAATTTGTCAATTTAGCTAATAATGAATCAATAACTGACTTATATCGTTTTCTAGGATCAAATCTACCCAATGGGCAATATCCAAGACTGTCAGGTTTCTCTGCCCAACAAGCAATGCTGGGCTATCAAGGATTTGTAATAAACGCTGCTGATCAAAATAATCCTAACAGCACTTACACAACTAATGTTCCTACCGGTGGCAATTACTATCAGGAAAACGAAATTCATACGAGCGGCTACAACAGTAAAGCAAGCTTTAATATTTCAATGTCATATAAAGACAGACTATATTTAGGAGCAAACCTAAATGTTCATATTCTTGACTACAGAAGATCATCAAGTTTTTACGAAGACAATAGTAACCCACTTGAACCAACTGAAACCATCTCAAAATTACGTTTCAATAATGACTTATATACTTACGGAAATGGTTTTTCTTTTCAACTAGGTGCCATTGCTAAAGTTACCGAAGCATTCAGACTTGGTTTAGCTTATGAGTCAAACACCTGGTATGAACTCTATGACGAACTTTCTCAAAGTTTAAACACAACAAGACAAGCTAACGGAGGTCAACCTATTAACAAAGCCGTAAATCCAAATGTTGTAAATGTTTATGAAGCTTACACTTTACAAACTCCAGGAAAAACAACTTTTAGCGCTGCTTATGTATTTGGAAAATCAGGTTTAATTAGTGTTGATTATGCTATTAAAGATTACGGAAACACCAAATTCAAACCTACAAGTGATTTTAGAGGCGTTAACAGCGACATCAGTAATCAATTAACCAGTAATGAAGAATTAAGAGTTGGTGCAGAATACAAAATAAATCAATTGAGTCTTCGTGGAGGTTACCGTTTTGAAGGAAGTCCGTATAAAAACAAAACAACAATTGGAGACTTAACCAGCTACTCTGGAGGTTTAGGATATAATTTTGGAGCTACTAAATTAGATTTAGCATATTCTTATATGGAAAGAAAATCAAATCAGGGATTTTTTGACAGAGGATTTACAGATGGCGCGAACATTACTTCGAGACTAAACAATGTAACACTTACTTTATTATTTGAATTGTAA
- the rimO gene encoding 30S ribosomal protein S12 methylthiotransferase RimO produces MRTKSLKKNKINVITLGCSKNVYDSEVLMGQLRANGKEVQHEAPAAEEGNIIVINTCGFIDNAKAESVNMILEYADKKDKGLVDKVFVTGCLSERYRPDLEKEIPNVDQYFGTTELPQLLKALGADYKHELLGERLTTTPKNYAYLKIAEGCDRPCSFCAIPLMRGSHVSQPIEKLVKEAQGLAKNGVKELILIAQDLTYYGLDIYKKRNLAELLEELAKVEGIEWIRLHYAYPTGFPMDVLELMKREPKICNYIDIPLQHISDSILKSMRRGTTQAKTTQLLKDFRAAVPGMAIRTTLIVGYPGETQEDFEILKDFVQEMKFDRMGCFAYSHEENTHAYLLEDDVPADVKQARANEIMELQSQISWDLNQEKVGQVYKCIIDRKEGAHFVGRTEFDSPDVDNEVLIDASKHYVKTGEFVNIRIIEATEFDLYGEPA; encoded by the coding sequence ATGAGAACCAAGTCTTTAAAAAAGAACAAAATTAACGTAATCACTCTTGGGTGTTCGAAAAATGTATATGACAGTGAAGTGTTGATGGGACAACTTCGTGCAAACGGAAAAGAAGTTCAACATGAGGCACCAGCTGCAGAGGAAGGAAACATTATCGTAATCAACACTTGTGGTTTTATTGACAATGCTAAAGCGGAATCAGTAAATATGATTTTGGAATACGCAGATAAAAAAGACAAAGGATTAGTTGATAAGGTTTTTGTTACAGGATGTTTATCTGAACGTTACAGACCAGATTTAGAAAAAGAAATCCCAAATGTAGATCAGTATTTTGGTACAACTGAATTACCTCAATTATTGAAAGCATTAGGTGCTGATTATAAACATGAATTATTAGGAGAGCGTTTGACTACAACTCCTAAAAATTATGCTTACTTAAAAATTGCTGAAGGTTGCGACAGACCTTGTAGTTTTTGTGCAATTCCGTTAATGAGAGGTTCTCACGTTTCGCAACCAATTGAAAAACTGGTTAAAGAAGCGCAAGGCTTAGCTAAAAATGGGGTTAAAGAGTTAATCTTAATCGCTCAGGATTTAACTTATTATGGTCTTGACATTTATAAAAAGAGAAATCTTGCTGAACTTCTTGAAGAATTAGCAAAAGTAGAAGGTATCGAATGGATTCGTTTGCATTATGCCTACCCTACCGGTTTCCCAATGGATGTTCTGGAATTAATGAAACGTGAACCTAAAATCTGTAATTATATAGATATTCCATTGCAGCATATTTCTGATTCTATTTTGAAATCTATGCGTCGTGGTACTACTCAGGCTAAAACGACTCAATTATTGAAAGATTTTAGAGCTGCAGTTCCGGGAATGGCAATTAGAACTACTTTGATTGTTGGATATCCGGGTGAAACTCAGGAAGATTTTGAAATTTTGAAAGATTTCGTTCAGGAAATGAAATTTGACAGAATGGGATGTTTCGCTTATTCTCATGAAGAAAATACTCATGCTTATTTGTTGGAAGATGATGTTCCGGCTGATGTTAAACAAGCGAGAGCAAACGAAATCATGGAATTACAATCTCAAATTTCATGGGATTTAAATCAGGAAAAAGTAGGACAAGTATACAAATGTATTATTGACAGAAAAGAAGGTGCTCATTTTGTAGGTAGAACTGAGTTTGATAGTCCGGATGTTGATAACGAAGTTTTGATCGACGCATCGAAACATTATGTAAAAACTGGCGAATTTGTTAATATACGAATAATTGAGGCTACAGAATTTGATTTATACGGAGAACCTGCTTAA
- a CDS encoding N-acetylmuramoyl-L-alanine amidase: MSKKHFCYLILAIIITSCSTNPYKKTEKVYDQQLKTLENQITSKDPQPIPSVSPVIIDTTYAQQLGIVKDTLSKTGSTALLNGINTEWIGTVNFNLRKPSFIILHHTAQDSIQQTIKTFTKIKTQVSAHYVISENGKVVQMLNDYLRAWHAGASTWGKNTDLNSCSIGIELDNNGFKPFTEAQISSLVALLTKLKKDYNIPTQNIIGHSDIAPGRKQDPSALFPWKTLAEKGFGIWPDEVLEEAPFDFKIEPALRIIGYNTKNLSAAIMAFKLHYIQTDVTSVLDRKTIDTIYSIYKKQIQ, from the coding sequence ATGTCAAAAAAACATTTTTGTTACCTGATTTTAGCAATTATTATTACTTCTTGCTCTACAAATCCTTATAAAAAAACTGAAAAAGTTTACGATCAACAGCTTAAAACTTTAGAAAATCAAATTACAAGCAAAGATCCGCAACCAATTCCATCAGTAAGTCCTGTTATTATTGACACTACTTATGCGCAGCAACTTGGTATTGTAAAAGATACGCTTTCAAAAACAGGATCAACGGCTTTGCTAAACGGCATAAATACGGAATGGATAGGAACGGTAAATTTTAACTTAAGAAAACCTAGTTTTATTATCCTGCACCATACTGCACAAGATTCTATACAACAAACTATTAAGACTTTTACCAAGATTAAAACTCAGGTAAGTGCTCATTATGTGATCTCTGAAAATGGAAAAGTGGTTCAGATGTTGAATGACTATTTAAGAGCCTGGCACGCTGGCGCATCTACTTGGGGAAAAAATACTGATTTAAATTCTTGTTCTATTGGGATTGAGCTTGACAATAATGGATTCAAACCTTTTACTGAAGCACAAATTAGCAGTTTGGTTGCGCTTTTGACAAAATTGAAAAAGGACTACAATATCCCGACACAAAACATTATAGGTCATTCGGATATTGCTCCGGGCAGAAAACAAGATCCAAGCGCTTTATTTCCATGGAAAACTCTTGCTGAGAAAGGATTTGGAATCTGGCCAGACGAAGTTCTTGAAGAAGCTCCATTTGACTTTAAAATTGAACCGGCTTTGAGAATTATTGGTTATAACACTAAAAATCTTTCGGCTGCTATTATGGCATTCAAATTACATTATATTCAAACTGATGTAACATCTGTTTTAGATCGAAAAACAATTGATACCATTTACTCGATTTACAAGAAACAAATTCAGTAA
- a CDS encoding outer membrane beta-barrel protein produces MKKVLHIFAAMLTSSFAFAQDDTETKVSPATTWSGSADAYYKYDFSKQMNGLTSFTNSQDSFELGMASVQAGHTFGKASVFVDLGFGKRAGEFSYNETTDKDIYSKFLIKQMFFTYQITDKFKVVAGSFGTHIGYEVVDAIGNKNYSMSYAFSYGPFFNTGVKAQYTSGKFTAMFGVTNPTDFKSAMDAHSNQKTYIGQVGYVGETGSAYLNFTSGSSNPSSLDNKTQFDLVASKTLSDNFALGFNATYAKTKNDISSADDGEWFSLVGYANYTFKPSLSLAYRMEYFDAKDAAASLGTVAGTNVFANTVSLNYKVGKLTIIPELRYDAASEDVFLDKDANPTGGSFFGLIATTYSF; encoded by the coding sequence ATGAAAAAAGTATTACACATTTTTGCCGCGATGTTAACCAGCTCTTTTGCTTTCGCCCAAGATGATACTGAAACTAAAGTTTCGCCAGCAACAACCTGGAGCGGATCAGCAGATGCTTATTATAAATATGATTTTTCTAAACAAATGAACGGATTGACGAGCTTTACCAACTCTCAGGATTCATTTGAATTAGGAATGGCTTCAGTTCAGGCCGGTCATACTTTTGGGAAAGCGTCTGTTTTTGTAGACTTAGGATTCGGAAAAAGAGCAGGTGAATTTTCATACAATGAAACAACAGATAAAGATATTTATTCAAAATTTTTAATTAAACAAATGTTCTTTACCTATCAAATTACGGATAAATTTAAAGTAGTAGCGGGTAGTTTCGGGACACACATTGGCTATGAAGTGGTAGACGCTATAGGAAATAAAAACTACAGTATGTCTTATGCATTTTCATACGGACCGTTCTTTAATACGGGGGTAAAAGCACAATATACATCAGGAAAATTTACCGCTATGTTTGGTGTCACAAATCCTACTGATTTTAAATCAGCAATGGATGCACATTCTAATCAAAAAACATATATAGGACAAGTTGGGTATGTGGGAGAAACAGGAAGTGCTTACTTGAATTTTACATCAGGCAGTAGTAATCCGTCATCATTAGATAACAAAACGCAGTTTGATTTAGTTGCTTCAAAAACATTAAGTGATAACTTTGCACTTGGATTTAATGCAACCTATGCTAAAACTAAAAATGATATTTCAAGTGCAGATGATGGAGAGTGGTTTTCATTAGTTGGATATGCTAATTATACCTTCAAACCGTCTTTGAGTTTAGCATACAGAATGGAATATTTTGATGCAAAAGATGCGGCAGCAAGTTTAGGAACAGTTGCAGGAACAAATGTTTTTGCAAACACAGTTTCATTAAATTATAAAGTTGGAAAACTAACAATAATTCCTGAGCTTAGATACGATGCAGCATCAGAAGATGTTTTTCTGGACAAAGATGCTAACCCAACAGGAGGATCATTCTTCGGGTTAATTGCTACAACATACTCTTTCTAG
- a CDS encoding glycoside hydrolase family 5 protein → MKSKTKFFTIALLLTFGFSQAQFVQHHGQLSVRGTQLVDKNNNPIVLRGMSFGWHSMWPRFYNEKAVSWLKKDFNCNVVRAAMGIEIGEWNYLKEPQFSKEKIEAVIKGAIKSDIYVIIDWHSHNINLDEAKDFFGEMSKKYSKYPNIIYEVFNEPDHESWSEVKAYAEEVIKVIRENDPNNIILVGSPHWDQDVDLAAEDPIRGYDNIMYTMHFYAATHKKELRDRVDVAIKSGLPIFVSESAGMEASGDGPLNLKAWQEYIDWMETQKLSWITWSVSDKDETCSILKKSAKSEGKWKDEDLKESGIKVREFLRKYNTQE, encoded by the coding sequence ATGAAATCAAAAACTAAATTTTTCACTATTGCCTTATTATTGACGTTTGGTTTTTCGCAAGCTCAATTTGTGCAGCATCACGGTCAGCTTAGTGTTCGCGGAACTCAGTTAGTAGATAAAAATAATAATCCGATCGTGTTGAGAGGAATGAGTTTTGGCTGGCATAGTATGTGGCCCAGATTTTATAACGAGAAAGCGGTTAGTTGGCTGAAAAAAGATTTTAATTGCAATGTAGTACGCGCCGCAATGGGAATCGAAATAGGAGAATGGAATTATTTGAAAGAACCACAATTCTCAAAAGAAAAAATAGAAGCTGTTATTAAAGGAGCAATAAAATCAGATATATATGTAATAATTGATTGGCACAGTCACAATATTAATCTTGATGAAGCTAAAGATTTTTTTGGTGAAATGTCAAAAAAGTATTCAAAATATCCAAACATTATATATGAGGTTTTTAATGAGCCTGATCACGAATCCTGGTCAGAAGTTAAGGCTTACGCCGAAGAAGTAATAAAGGTGATTAGAGAAAATGATCCAAATAATATTATTTTGGTTGGTTCTCCGCATTGGGATCAGGATGTAGATCTTGCTGCAGAAGATCCAATCCGAGGATATGATAATATAATGTATACCATGCATTTTTATGCAGCCACACACAAAAAAGAACTGAGAGATAGAGTAGATGTTGCTATAAAAAGCGGTTTGCCAATATTTGTTTCTGAATCTGCCGGAATGGAAGCTTCAGGTGATGGACCATTAAATCTGAAAGCATGGCAGGAATATATCGATTGGATGGAAACACAAAAGTTAAGTTGGATAACCTGGTCTGTTTCTGATAAAGATGAAACTTGCTCTATTTTAAAGAAATCTGCAAAATCTGAAGGAAAATGGAAAGACGAGGATTTGAAAGAATCCGGAATTAAGGTTCGTGAGTTTTTAAGAAAATACAATACGCAAGAATAA
- a CDS encoding glycoside hydrolase family 27 protein — protein MKKVILIFALSISGFGFSQGNTHIQAAGKFEGLAMTPPMGWNSWNTFETNIDEKLVKETADIMVSSGMAAAGYNYIVLDDGWMARERDTNGDLVPDPVKFPNGMKAVIDYVHIKGLKFGLYNCAGTQTCAGYPGTRGYEFQDARFYAKLGIDFLKYDWCNTQGITAKEAYSTMSNALKTAGKPIVFSLCEWGDNKPWEWGKPVGNLWRISGDIYPCFDCEFKHEEGNWSSWGFMKIIEMRKDIRKYSGPDHWNDFDMMEVGDGMTNTEDKAHFTMWSMMASPLIAGNDFRKMSKETVAILTNAALIAVNQDKLGIQGFKYAVEDGLEVWVKPLSDGNWAITFLNRSDTTKRINFDWKKNTIKDADFGYEADFNKSIFKLKDLWKNKEVGNTKKNFVADIASHDIITLRLIP, from the coding sequence ATGAAAAAAGTCATTTTAATATTTGCTTTGAGTATATCGGGTTTCGGCTTTAGCCAAGGGAACACACATATACAGGCAGCAGGAAAATTTGAAGGTTTGGCGATGACTCCACCAATGGGCTGGAATTCCTGGAATACATTCGAAACCAATATCGATGAAAAACTAGTAAAAGAAACGGCTGATATTATGGTTTCATCAGGAATGGCCGCTGCCGGATATAACTATATAGTATTAGATGATGGCTGGATGGCGAGAGAACGCGATACTAATGGAGATTTAGTTCCGGATCCGGTTAAATTTCCAAACGGAATGAAAGCTGTAATTGATTATGTACACATTAAAGGTTTAAAATTTGGTTTGTACAACTGTGCAGGAACACAAACCTGTGCCGGTTATCCGGGAACACGTGGTTATGAGTTTCAGGATGCTCGTTTTTATGCTAAATTGGGTATTGATTTCTTAAAATATGATTGGTGTAATACACAAGGAATTACCGCCAAAGAAGCATATTCAACAATGAGTAATGCCTTAAAAACCGCTGGGAAACCTATTGTTTTTAGTCTTTGCGAATGGGGAGATAATAAACCTTGGGAATGGGGAAAGCCAGTTGGAAATTTATGGAGAATTTCCGGTGATATTTATCCTTGTTTTGATTGTGAGTTTAAACACGAAGAAGGAAATTGGTCGTCTTGGGGATTTATGAAAATTATCGAAATGCGTAAAGATATCCGTAAATATTCAGGTCCGGATCATTGGAATGATTTTGACATGATGGAAGTTGGTGACGGAATGACAAATACTGAAGATAAAGCCCATTTTACAATGTGGTCCATGATGGCATCACCTTTAATTGCCGGAAATGATTTTAGAAAAATGTCAAAAGAAACAGTAGCGATTTTAACCAATGCTGCATTAATTGCGGTTAATCAGGATAAACTGGGGATTCAGGGTTTTAAATATGCTGTAGAAGATGGATTAGAAGTTTGGGTAAAACCTTTATCAGACGGAAATTGGGCTATTACCTTTTTAAATAGAAGCGATACGACTAAAAGGATTAATTTCGATTGGAAAAAGAATACTATCAAAGATGCTGATTTTGGTTATGAAGCCGATTTTAATAAATCAATTTTCAAATTAAAAGATCTTTGGAAAAATAAAGAAGTAGGAAATACAAAAAAGAATTTTGTTGCCGATATTGCTTCACACGATATTATTACACTACGATTAATTCCTTAA
- a CDS encoding IPT/TIG domain-containing protein, with product MKNIKIKYLLPLFAMAAVVLGLFSSCDSNDASGSSSGAAEITSVAKSVEGDLVPVTVGDPKNYYIIRGKGLSTVTKIYFNDFDTYFNPVLVTDTEIFVLIDEKTPYANSSNKIKLVTKAGTIFYDFVVAPPTPKFDSFNSINAVEGDIVTVYGDYFLNPTVKVGTTDVPVISSTLTQIKFKMPANATDKYVTVTNISGSTISAEAIGSALYDDVIQGDAGHWMWNGADIFDTNFKDDKVQGEAAIKFVFGGWNGADMKFNSRDVSKYKAFRVKVKSVSTNTAASVVFVFGGWAYQVKKIITNKWTTIEIPFSDIGNPTTFDQLTLQESGSFGGNTILMDDMGFVLK from the coding sequence ATGAAAAATATAAAAATAAAATACCTATTGCCTCTTTTTGCGATGGCTGCTGTGGTACTGGGATTGTTTTCTTCATGTGATAGTAATGATGCGTCAGGCAGTAGTTCGGGTGCAGCCGAAATCACAAGTGTAGCAAAATCTGTTGAAGGAGACTTGGTTCCCGTAACAGTTGGTGATCCTAAAAACTATTATATCATTAGAGGTAAAGGACTTTCGACAGTAACAAAAATTTACTTTAATGATTTTGATACCTATTTCAATCCTGTATTAGTTACAGATACAGAGATATTTGTTTTAATCGACGAAAAAACACCTTATGCAAATTCAAGCAATAAGATAAAACTAGTTACAAAAGCAGGGACTATTTTTTACGATTTTGTAGTAGCGCCGCCAACACCTAAGTTTGATAGCTTTAATTCTATTAACGCTGTAGAAGGTGATATAGTAACGGTTTATGGAGATTATTTTTTAAATCCTACAGTAAAAGTGGGTACTACAGATGTTCCTGTGATTTCGTCTACATTAACACAAATCAAATTTAAAATGCCTGCGAATGCAACAGATAAATATGTAACTGTTACTAATATTTCAGGTTCAACTATTTCAGCAGAAGCTATTGGTTCAGCATTATATGATGATGTAATACAAGGAGATGCCGGACACTGGATGTGGAACGGTGCCGATATTTTTGATACTAATTTTAAAGATGATAAAGTGCAGGGAGAAGCGGCTATTAAATTTGTTTTTGGAGGATGGAATGGTGCTGATATGAAATTCAACTCCAGAGATGTTTCAAAATATAAAGCATTTAGAGTTAAAGTAAAAAGTGTTTCTACAAATACAGCTGCAAGTGTGGTTTTTGTATTTGGAGGATGGGCTTATCAAGTTAAGAAGATTATAACTAATAAATGGACAACAATTGAAATTCCATTTTCTGATATCGGAAACCCAACTACTTTTGATCAGTTAACATTACAAGAGTCAGGTAGTTTTGGAGGTAACACAATTCTTATGGATGACATGGGGTTTGTATTAAAATAA
- a CDS encoding RagB/SusD family nutrient uptake outer membrane protein produces the protein MKKTSFLNKYSLLILAAAFLTFGSCQDDFTNRPSEDGISLDSYYSTNDQVASATNGMYSRTWFQMYNKFWWALEVGSGNMYSGSPDVSGLRTFSLNGSDPELVNGWSSLWANVQQSNMIINFLAARVGPAVDKNVLDNTVGEAYFLRATAYFDLVRLWGPVPIIENPLDYTSNPYVNTNTVADIYKLITMDYLKAINLLADKNRGANYANNGHVSKGSAKAMLAKVYLYQKDYANARAMAESVINSGEFKLLGGDQLPGKSFGDLFTYSNNNNEESIFAIQWKGDGNYGSANNCNTQFGFQDGTLSTSNASYAGVFGPSQDVLLSLYDANDVRKHETVMVAGDTYPNIKTTQGIGFTVPTGKDLAQASGGAIKKYCIGFVNGNVTGQADAWAMMDNNSYVMRYAELLLIHAEAVLAGGASTSDASALSSINAVRKRAGLSNLASVTFDDIFLERRKELCFEGDYWFDLGRIDKNKAIAIMSAQNRGDRYAERHYTPIYSDDHATNDFYMDYPDNEVAKNPKLLQAPAPYTFK, from the coding sequence ATGAAAAAGACATCTTTTTTAAATAAATATAGTTTGCTAATTCTAGCAGCAGCATTTCTGACTTTTGGATCATGTCAGGATGATTTTACAAACAGACCTTCTGAAGACGGAATAAGTTTAGATTCTTATTATAGCACAAATGATCAGGTAGCATCGGCAACAAACGGCATGTACAGCAGAACCTGGTTTCAGATGTATAATAAATTCTGGTGGGCGCTCGAAGTAGGTTCGGGAAACATGTATTCAGGTTCACCTGATGTTAGCGGTTTGAGAACATTTTCATTAAACGGAAGTGATCCTGAATTGGTAAATGGCTGGTCATCATTATGGGCAAACGTACAACAGAGTAATATGATTATTAACTTTTTGGCAGCCAGAGTTGGTCCGGCAGTTGATAAAAATGTGTTGGATAATACTGTAGGAGAAGCTTATTTTTTGAGAGCTACTGCTTATTTTGATTTGGTAAGACTTTGGGGTCCGGTGCCAATTATCGAAAATCCACTTGATTATACAAGTAATCCGTATGTAAATACAAATACAGTTGCCGATATCTATAAATTGATTACAATGGATTATTTAAAAGCAATTAATTTATTGGCAGACAAAAACAGAGGTGCTAATTATGCTAATAATGGGCACGTGTCTAAAGGTTCTGCAAAAGCAATGCTGGCCAAAGTTTATTTGTACCAAAAAGATTATGCAAATGCCAGAGCAATGGCAGAGAGTGTTATCAATAGCGGCGAGTTTAAACTTTTAGGAGGTGATCAATTACCGGGAAAAAGCTTTGGAGATTTGTTTACCTATTCAAACAATAATAATGAAGAATCTATTTTTGCGATTCAGTGGAAAGGTGATGGAAATTATGGATCAGCAAACAATTGTAATACACAATTTGGTTTTCAGGACGGAACCTTATCAACTTCAAATGCATCTTATGCAGGAGTTTTTGGACCAAGTCAAGATGTTTTACTGTCATTATATGATGCAAATGATGTGAGAAAACATGAAACCGTAATGGTTGCAGGTGATACTTATCCAAACATAAAAACTACACAAGGAATTGGGTTTACAGTTCCTACAGGAAAAGATTTAGCTCAGGCTTCTGGCGGAGCAATTAAAAAATACTGTATTGGTTTTGTAAACGGAAATGTTACTGGTCAGGCCGATGCCTGGGCAATGATGGACAATAATAGTTATGTAATGCGTTATGCAGAGTTATTGCTAATTCATGCCGAAGCTGTTTTGGCAGGAGGAGCAAGTACTTCAGATGCTTCAGCACTAAGTTCAATAAATGCCGTTAGAAAAAGAGCAGGATTAAGCAATCTGGCTTCTGTAACTTTTGATGATATATTCTTAGAAAGAAGAAAAGAATTGTGTTTTGAAGGAGATTATTGGTTTGATTTAGGACGTATTGACAAAAATAAAGCAATTGCAATTATGTCAGCACAAAACAGAGGTGACAGATATGCAGAACGTCATTATACACCTATATATAGTGACGATCACGCAACAAATGATTTTTATATGGATTATCCTGATAATGAAGTGGCTAAAAACCCTAAGTTGTTACAGGCTCCGGCTCCGTATACTTTTAAATAA